The genomic window aataataataataataataataataataataataataataataataataataataataataataataataataataataataataataataataataataataataataataataataataataataataataataataataataataataataataataataataataataataataataataataataataataataataataataataataataataataataataataataataataataataataataataataataataataataataataataataataataataataataataataataataataataataataataataataataataataataataataataataataataataataataataataataataataataataataataataataataataataataataataataataataataataataataataataataataataataataataataataataataataataataataataataataataataataataataataataataataataataataataataataataataataataataataataataataataataataataataataataataataataataataataataataataataataataataataataataataataataataataataataataataataataataataataataataataataataataataataataataataataataataataataataataataataataataataataataataataataataataataataataataataataataataataataataataataataataataataataataataataataataataataataataataataataataataataataataataataataataataataataataataataataataataataataataataataataataataataataataataataataataataataataataataataataataataataataataataataataataataataataataataataataataataataataataataataataataataataataataataataataataataataataataataataataataataataataataataataataataataataataataataataataataataataataataataataataataataataataataataataataataataataataataataataataataataataataataataataataataataataataataataataataataataataataataataataataataataataataataataataataataataataataataataataataataataataataataataataataataataataataataataataataataataataataataataataataataataataataataataataataataataataataataataataataatatatatataatgatagaaaaaaatataatgataatactattaataataataagaaagaaaataataaggataataataataataataataataataataataataataatagtaatagtaacaataataatattaatagtaataataataataataataataataataataataataataataataataataataataataataataacaataataataataataataaaataataataataatggtaacaataataataatgataataataacaataacaactagaataataataatgataataataataataatgatatgaagatgtagaagacagaaaagaattgATGATACATAAGGTATACATCGTAAAGAATCTAAAATTATGAATGACAAAGATcgtgatgatagtgattacattaacgataatgataaaaaaggaaataaaaaagacggTAATAGctgtcaccgtcaccatcatcatcgttacatcatcaatcattattcatccttatcaatatcattaatcataACCGTAGTTATCACCTGCGTCAGCATCATGTTCTTTATTATTAACGGTGTTGATATTATTCAATTACCATTGGTAACGTAcggctttttcatttttttgcttgtcatcatcattatgatgatgttaactataaagacaaagacaaagcaatAAAATGCGACGGTAACTGCAtcatgacggtaatgataatatacaataaccttatatttagatagaaacagcggttttattattattattataattattattatatgtatatatacatatatattctaccgACGTGTCTCCTTGAATATcagacttatatataaatgtgtgtgtgtgagcgtgtgtgcatatatgtactgtatatgtatacatagatatactgtatatatatatatatatatatatatatatatatatatatatatatatatacatgtatacaataaatatatgtttaaatatgtatatatacattatgtgtatacatgcatttgtgtctatgtacgtatgtatgtatgtatataacgttgtatatataaataaataaataaataaataaataaataaatatattatataaataaacatatatatcattataaaaaatatatatatatcattataaaaaatatatatatcattataaatatatatgtatatacatatatgaaataatttcattctcaaaataatgaagaaaagattaacaaagataatgaagaaatgtGTACTGATCGGCTTTATTTATTCAGTAAGATATgtattacaatataaatatatttttaatttctattttatcCTCATTAGATCATCGTGCTTTCTATCAGGGTGTACCATACGCGCCAGAAGGAGTAGGCGCAATTATCGGAGATGTAGCTAGTACACCACTGATAATTTCGTGGCTATCATCATCGAATCCACCACTGACTAAGCTTCCTCCGACCCCACTAAAGCCACCGAGGCCACCACCAAGACCTCCTGCAGTTCCTGCGCCTCCACCGAGTCCACCATGGCTTCCGCCAGCGCCTGCAGCTCCGCCAAATCCACCATGGCCTCCGGCTCCGCCGAATCCTCCAAGGCCTCCGGCAGCACCTCCGGCTCCACCAAATCCACCATGGCCTCCAGCAGCACCTCCGGCTCCACCAAATCCACCATGGCCTCCAGCAGCACCTCCGGCTCCACCAAATCCACCATGGCCTCCAGCAGCACCTCCGGCTCCACCAAATCCACCATGGCCTCCAGCAGCACCTCCGACTCCACCAAATCCACCATGGCCTCCAGCAGCACCTCCGGCTCCACCAAATCCACCAAGGCTTCCAGCAGCACCTCCGACTCCACCAAATCCACCAAGGCCTCCAGCAGAACCTCCGGCTCCACCAAATCCACCAAGGCCTCCTGCAGCGCCTGAAGCTCCACCAAATCCTCCGGCTCCACCGAGAACCTGACCACTTGTTGCGGCGGCTGCACTGAGAGCTGTCTCAAGGTCGACACCAATGGGAAGAGCTGGATTTTCTCCGTCTTCGTAGTTGACGAAGTAGACTTCAGGATCGGACTGAGGATGAGCTGGTACTTCGATCACACGTtgaccctcttctttcttcttgttgagCACGTATACGATGTTTTCTGTCCTCGGTGGGGGAAGAATGATAGGCTCAGGTCCAGGTGCGTCTTCAGGAAGACGCACAAAGAGGATATTGTGGTCAACACGAGGTGGGGGAATGACAGGTGGTGGACCACTGGGTTCCCTAGGTTGTTCAGGTACGTCGAAAACGTATACCTTTTGATTAATTTCTGGGGTAACACAAGTACCATCGACGTGAAGAATTTCACCGTCCTGACATCCTGCCGCAAAGCCAGCACCAGCAGAGTGTCCAGCGCCAGAAGCAAATCCAGCACCAGCAGAGTGTCCAGAGCCAGATGCGAATCCAGCGCCAGAAGCAAATCCAGCACCAGCAGAGTGTCCAGCGCCAGAATCAAATCCACCACCTGCAGAGTGCCCAGCGCCAGAAGCGAATCCAGCACCAGCAGAGTGTCCAGCGCCAGAAGCGAATCCAGCACTAGCAGAGTGTCCAGCGCCAGAATCAAATCCACCACCTGCAGAGTGTCCAGAGCCAGATGCGAATCCAGCGCCAGAAGCAAATCCAGCACCAGCAGAATGTCCAGCTCCTGTAGGAAGTGGAACACCACCAGTGTGTCCAGCTTGCCCTACTCCTGGAGCGGAGTAAGACTGGAGCGCTGCAGACGCTGCAACAACCAGCACTGACAATGCAATCTGGAATGGAGATCGTAATAGTTTTAACTTTACCTCATGGCTGCTCTATGCGTGAAATTATGAACCACGAAGATAAAATGATCTTCGTTTTTTAAACCTAAATGCAAGGTAGTATTATATATCACTGAATAAAAAGAGATCTTATTATAGTCATAACACATGAAATATAATAGCAAAGATCTTATGCTGTTTTCCTAATTCTGCATTCTCCAAGGAAATCTTCCTTACCAGGAGCTTCATGTTGGAAGACTGTACGCGTCCTAGCAGTCTGCAGCCTTTTATACGTCCGCTCACCTCTGATTTTGACCTTCACTCGTTTGGCCGCTGATTTCCTCAGGGTTAATGGACCATTCCCTCTCACCTGGATTATCAAGAAGTATTTAGTCAATGTTTACTATGTAATGAATAGTAGATCAGTCgattaatctatatatgtaaaaaatacacggctagaagttatatatatatatatatatatatatatatatatatatatatatatatatgtatatatatatacaaaatgtgataaatctgtctgtctctctctctctctctctttctctctctctctctctctctctctctctctctctctctctctctctctctctctctctatatatatatatatatatatatatatatatatatatatatatacacacacacaaagtgtgagagatatatatgtgtgtgtgtgtgtgtgtgtgtgatagacggctagtagttatatatatatatatatatatatatatatatatatatatatatatatatatatatatctgtgtgtgtgtgtgtgtgtgtgtgtgtgtgtgtgtgtatctctctctctctctctctctctctctctctctctctctctctctctctctctctctctctctctctctctttctctctctctctctttctctctctctctctctctctctctctctctctctctctctctctctctctctatatatatatatatatatatatatatatatatatatagagagagagagagagagagagagagagagagagagagagagagagagagagatgcatacatatatatatatatatatatatatatatatatatatatatatatttatatatatatttatttatttatctagttatttaaGGTTTAGTATTTTTAATAATTGTACTAGAAATATACAAccatgaaaatataattatttttttttcgaaaatgttATATTCTACCATGGTTTCATTAAATAACTAGCTCAGACAAATATATAGGGTACATGGACTGacgcaaatgatatatatacatatatatacataaatataattacacaatatgcatgaatacatacatttgtcCTAAAAGCTTTCATATTCAAATATTATTTTAACACAGATATACGTAAAGGTTTACACATTCATTTCCATACATATAtcagaacatacatatatacatacttatatacatatacatatacttaaacacacacaaacacacacacacacacacacacacaagcctttatataatttcaatttattttcatgTTGTGGCTGTTTCATTGCGTATCATACGTTACTACGTTTGTTGATGttcatatagatgtagatagatagatagtgagagagagagagatacatataatgGGTTATATAGGAATGTTAAAAAGGGATATTCGATACGCTAAATAAtaatttagaaacaaaaaaaatggcgGACAAGCTTATTAAAGTGTTCCTTCTGTAAGCCTATATTTTACATTTgtttaatgtaatgtaatgtttaATGTCGTGTATAGTATatctcttgacttttttttttttttttttttttttttgcacgcttTTATATCACTGGATGGAATTTACTTTTGTGTTTGAATTTTCTATTCTAAGATATGATTATGGTACATAGATAACCGTAAAGTAAAAGTTCATACATTATGACTTTCCCAGAAAACCAGTAAGTTTACTTTGTTAGTGATTTTGCCGAGACCCATTCATACTCTACAATTCTGATCAAAATCGGCTATTGATATATTTGATAGACCGTATATGgtttaaattaaaatattaattttgtgCGGTACGTTCAGTCTCTCCTGATAGTTAATATGTAATTCGCCACAGatggaaattaaaaacaaaaataacagtatacACTATGTCTCAATATTGATCAATATTACTGAAATATTTAATGGCCTCCAGTCTTTTAGTTATTGAAATCAGTACGAGGCCAATACTATTGATTATGTGTGGCAATATATCCCTGTTGAAACTTCGTGATTTCCAAATTTTGATAtcccggacttttttttttttttttttttttttttttttttttttttttttttttttttttttttttactgaattggatgtatatgcatttgagcaTTCTTCACTCTGGGTGTAAGAAATATATTTAGAGTTATTTAGTATATTTTTCCTTGTGTTCCTTAATGGATGCACATGCAATTCCTGGTAGCCATTCTATTGCTTCTGATACAGAGTATACTTCATGGAACAACTTTTTTAAGAACTACCATCCCTGACAAGAACTCAAATCTCTACCATTTACGGCGTGCTTCCAAGGGAAAGTAATATGAAAACAACCTACAACAAGATCGTCCAACAATCTTTTTTTAAGGGTCGTGTGGTCCAGTTAGTTTGGTGCAACTCACTCTAGGTAATAAATTAACTAGTAGACATTCAAGTTCTTGTCAATGAGGAAAACTATATAACATGCAAAGTAAAATCGTATATGTAGATAAAACTCGCCTCCCACACCCCTCaagcaatattaaaaaaaaaaaaaaaaaaattgcacccAATATTTTTCGTGTATGGTGACTTAACATACATCTTTAAATGTATGAAAACAGTCTgtcataataaatattttattttagagAAAATATAAACTATTAGTAGGAAAATATACAACGTAACTTTAAGAAAACGTAACTATTAGttgaaagaataaaaacaagtaatATTGTAAATAGAACATATCAGGCATGAACTCCCTCTTTCTAAGGGAGCGAGTACTGCCTTGAGGGCGAAGTGGCGACAACTGACAAGCTGCCATGGGCCTCTCCGGAGGGTCCGTCATCGAAGTGAGGACCTTGAGCAAAGCCGCTAAAATCTTCGCCACTATCGCCAGTGAAGCTAACGCCAAATCCATCAGCTCCAGCGCCAAGACCACCGGCACCACCGAATCCGCCGGTTCCGCCAAGTCCGCCGGCTCCAGCGCCATGACCACCGGTTCCGCCAAGTCCACCGGCTCCGCCAAATCCACCGGCTCCAGCGCCAAATCCACCGGCACCACCAAGTCCGCCGGCGCCACCAAATCCACCGGCTCCAGCGCCAAATCCACCGGCACCACCAAGTTCGCCGGCTCCGCCAAGTCCACCGGCGCCACCAAATCCGTCGGCCCCGCCAAGCCCGCCGGTTCCGCCAAGTCCGCCGACTCCAGCGCCAAGCCCGCCGGTTCCGCCAAGTCCGCCGGCTCCAGCGCCAAGCCCGCCGGTTCCGCCAAGTCCGCCGGCTCCGCCAAGTCCGCCGGCTCCAGCGCTAAATCCACCGGCACCACCAAGTCCGCCGGCTCCGCCAAATCCACCGGCTCCAGCGCCAAGACCACCGGCACCACCGAGTCCGCCGGCTCCGCCAAATCCGCCGGTTCCAGCGCCAAATCCATCAGCTCCAGCGCCAAGACCACCGGCACCACCGAGTCCGCCGGCTCCAGCGCCAAATCCACCGGCTCCGTCAAGTCCACCAGCTCCAGCACCAAGACCAGAACCGCCGATGACTTGACCTCCAGCCTGAGAAGCAGTACCGAGAGCTGTCTGAAGATCCACGCCGATGGGAAGAGCAGGGTTTTCTCCTTCAGCATAGTTGACGAAGTAAATCTCAGGATCAGACGGAGGATGGGCAGGTACTTCAATAACACGCTGCTGTTGATCACCCTGTTTGTTAAGGATGTACACAACGCTTTCGGTCCTTGGTGGAGGAATAATGAATGGTTCAGGGGCAGGTCCTTCCTCAGGAAGATGAACAAATAAGATGTTATGATCCACTCGAGGAGGAGGAATTCTTGGTGGTGGACCaacgggggcgggagggagagcaggagactCGTATACGTAGACTTTCCTGGTAACTACGGGGGCATAGCATTTCCCGTCAACATGAAGAACCTCTCCGTCTTGGCACCCACCGGCAGGGCCTCCAATCAGGAACCCCTCACCGGAATCCTCAAAAGACCCATGTCCTCCGCTACTAGAGATTCCAGCAGCTGCAGGGAGTGGAACACCAGGCCCAAGCTGCCCTGGCGTAGGCAAATTGTATCCTTGTGGCACAGCAGTT from Penaeus chinensis breed Huanghai No. 1 chromosome 24, ASM1920278v2, whole genome shotgun sequence includes these protein-coding regions:
- the LOC125038018 gene encoding WAG22 antigen-like, whose product is MKLLIALSVLVVAASAALQSYSAPGVGQAGHTGGVPLPTGAGHSAGAGFASGAGFASGSGHSAGGGFDSGAGHSASAGFASGAGHSAGAGFASGAGHSAGGGFDSGAGHSAGAGFASGAGFASGSGHSAGAGFASGAGHSAGAGFAAGCQDGEILHVDGTCVTPEINQKVYVFDVPEQPREPSGPPPVIPPPRVDHNILFVRLPEDAPGPEPIILPPPRTENIVYVLNKKKEEGQRVIEVPAHPQSDPEVYFVNYEDGENPALPIGVDLETALSAAAATSGQVLGGAGGFGGASGAAGGLGGFGGAGGSAGGLGGFGGVGGAAGSLGGFGGAGGAAGGHGGFGGVGGAAGGHGGFGGAGGAAGGHGGFGGAGGAAGGHGGFGGAGGAAGGHGGFGGAGGAAGGLGGFGGAGGHGGFGGAAGAGGSHGGLGGGAGTAGGLGGGLGGFSGVGGSLVSGGFDDDSHEIISGVLATSPIIAPTPSGATENIVYVLNKKAEVGQRVIEVPAHPQSNPEVYFVNYEDGENPALPIGVDLETALSAAAATSGQVLGGAGDFGGAAGAAGGLGGFGGDVGVVGGHGGFDGVAGAAGGLSGFGGAGVAAGGHGGFGGAGGAAGGHGGFGGAGGAAGGHGGFSDGTGSAAGHGGFGGSVGAAGLNGGHGGFGGVVEAAGGSLVSGGFGDDDSHEIISGILATSPIIAPTPSGVYGTP
- the LOC125038019 gene encoding sericin 1-like, giving the protein MGLSGGSVIEVRTLSKAAKIFATIASEANAKSISSSAKTTGTTESAGSAKSAGSSAMTTGSAKSTGSAKSTGSSAKSTGTTKSAGATKSTGSSAKSTGTTKFAGSAKSTGATKSVGPAKPAGSAKSADSSAKPAGSAKSAGSSAKPAGSAKSAGSAKSAGSSAKSTGTTKSAGSAKSTGSSAKTTGTTESAGSAKSAGSSAKSISSSAKTTGTTESAGSSAKSTGSVKSTSSSTKTRTADDLTSSLRSSTESCLKIHADGKSRVFSFSIVDEVNLRIRRRMGRYFNNTLLLITLFVKDVHNAFGPWWRNNEWFRGPPIRNPSPESSKDPCPPLLEIPAAAGSGTPGPSCPGVGKLYPCGTAVATAASAETKTYIDGSTSVKSQRSIEMRSEITVVYKRPKLQPHSRLEQRQRPSVYETGPERLRGRNVVQSAGGTFTMLAPQQSVTTFPLMKSCEIYYL